In Parasteatoda tepidariorum isolate YZ-2023 chromosome 8, CAS_Ptep_4.0, whole genome shotgun sequence, the DNA window GTTGATTTAAAAGCTGTGAATGActggaaatcagaaaaaatatcgGATGCAATTAAGTCTTATGATCCTTCTGATGTTTTCAACGCAGACGAAGCGGGAATTTTTTCCCAGTTGTTACCAAACAAAACCTTGGCGTTTAAAAAGGATAAATGCATTGGagacaaaaattcaaaactgcgTTTAACTGCTTTGTTTTGCTGTAATATGTCAGGCACTGAAAAGAGAAAAGTTATGATTATCGGCAAATCTGCCAAACCTAGGTgcctaaaaaatgtaaattcacTACCTTGTGATTATAGATCTAGCCGCAAAGCGTGGATGACGACTGGAATATTTAATGAGTGGTTAAGTTTGAGGAAGATATGAAAcgtaagagaagaaaaattctgcTTCTTATTGATAATTGTTCACCCCACAATGAGCCACCAAAATTGGAATGTATTCACATCGAATACGTTCCTCCTAATTGTACGTCAATTTTACAACTTCTTGACCAGTGTATAATTAAAGTGGCAAAGGGAAAGTATCGTACACAACATCTGAGGCGTATGCTTGTGCAAATCGGAAACAAAGAAGCAATTACGAAACCAGATGTAAAACAAGCAATGGATATGATTGCTGGAGCATGGAAAGACATTAGCCAAAAAGTCATCTGTAATGGATggaagaaagcaaatttaatttcggCAATTGACAATGAAACAGTCGATGAAATTAATGATGTTATCATCGATTTCCAGCCTTtatggcagtgtttcccaaagtgtggtacgcgtacccccaggggtacgggaacagtttagcgggggtacgcgttcttatgcgaaatattttgcaacaaacgaaaatttcaaaattttttatttaaaaacaaagctagtcatgaaaatttacgattacgtatttttctattggctattttttgcagagttagcagttaataataattagtggtaTCAACAgccaattgtgatttttaacttttgtgcaaatttttttatcacagcaaaaacaatatcatccttctcacgaatgcaaataaacttattaataaaaccttgtatcaaaaaagaaaaataaatatatttttaaaaaaatacaatcatttttttattagtggtacataGCGTTGCGAAAAATTtggaaagggtacacaaaagtcataagtttgggaaacactgctttatGGGAACATGTGACAAAAGAAACATCAGTGCCAAACGAAGT includes these proteins:
- the LOC122268268 gene encoding tigger transposable element-derived protein 6-like: MSGQKRKQFPIKEKLEIISEVDHGIKKADVATKYGLSPSTLSTFLKNRTKLEQQDIRSRNIPISGPLIREKALEFARTFGNENFQASVGWLNRFKERYGIVAKQICGEANSVDLKAVNDWKSEKISDAIKSYDPSDVFNADEAGIFSQLLPNKTLAFKKDKCIGDKNSKLRLTALFCCNMSGTEKRKVMIIGKSAKPRCLKNVNSLPCDYRSSRKAWMTTGIFNEWLSLRKI
- the LOC139426288 gene encoding tigger transposable element-derived protein 6-like, with translation MKRKRRKILLLIDNCSPHNEPPKLECIHIEYVPPNCTSILQLLDQCIIKVAKGKYRTQHLRRMLVQIGNKEAITKPDVKQAMDMIAGAWKDISQKVICNGWKKANLISAIDNETVDEINDVIIDFQPLWQCFPKCGTRTPRGTGTV